A segment of the Triticum urartu cultivar G1812 chromosome 1, Tu2.1, whole genome shotgun sequence genome:
ggggcttgtggccccacttggtggacccccgggatcctcccggtggtcccggtacgttaccgataaaacccgaaacttttccggtgaccaaaacaggactttccatatataaatctttacctccggaccattccggaactcctcgtgacgtccgggatctcatccgggactccgaacaacattcggtaaccacatacaaacttcctttataatcctagcgtcatcgaaccttaagtgtgtagaccctacgggttcgggaaccatgcagacatgaccgagatgactctccggtcaataaccaacagcgggatctggatacccatgttggctcccacatgctccacgatgatctcatcggatgaaccacgatgtcaaggacttaatcaatcccgtatacaattccctttgtctatcggtacgatacctgcccgagattccatcgtcggtatcccgataccttgttcaatctcgttaccggcaagtccctttactcgttccgtaacacatcatcccgtgatcaactccttgatcacattgtgcacattatgatgatgtcctaccgagtgggcccagagatacctctccgtcacacggagtgacaaatcccagtcttgattcgtgccaacccaacagacactttcggagatacccgtagtgcacctttatagtcactcagttacgttgtgacgtttggcacacccagagtattcctacggtatccgggagttgcacaatctcatggtctaaggaaatgatacttgacattagaaaagctttagcatacgaactacatgatcttgtgctaggcttaggattgggtcttgtccatcacatcattctcctaatgatgtgatcccgttatcaacgacatccaatgtccatggtcaggaaaccgtgaccatctattgatcaacgagctagtcaactagaggcttactagggacatggtgttgtctatgtatccacacatgtatctgagtttcctatcaatacaattctagcatggataataaacgattatcatgaacaaggaaatataataataatcaatttattattgcctctagggcatatttccaacattctATTCTTATCAATTTTCTGAATCACACCTTGAAGACGGAGCTTAGATAATCCACCAATTGAAGTTTGCCATCATAGGTAATAAAATCTACACAACTCTGCAATTAATCTCTTTTCAGCTGTTTGTACGAAGGGTAAAAGATGATTCATCTTAGGTATAATGAGACCAAGTAGACCAAAGTAGGTGAAAGGGAAGCTTCCAGCCAGACATTGGAGTACTTCTGTTAGTGCAACGACATTCTCCTCTCACAAATTAATAGGAAAAATCTTCAGATGCGTACTTACTCATGGTGGACGAAAATTTTATGAGACCATGACCAATGTACGTTATCCGAGACCGTGGTGGAACTTTGTTTGAAGGGTTGTTCACCCGTCGAGTGCTTGCTCGAGAGGACCTAGATGTGAACTACTACTTGGTTTAGGGTTTAGGCAGAAGCATCTATCAGCGACCCTttgggcggggggggggggggtcgtctGGTGGGGCCCCACCAGTCCAGAGAGTAGAAGCAACCCTATATGAGGATAAGGGAGAGCCATGGGATGGTAGGCTTGGACTGGACGACGGCTTGGACCTAGGCTTGACATTGGGCTAGGATACGCTAGTTCATCTTCCCTTTCCTCTAttctccatcttcctcttgatttCCCCACTATAAACAAATTGTAATCTCAGAATCCATGTCAATTGAGTGAACTAGTAGTGAGACCCTCACAACATCCCCTTTTTGTGGTGAGCTGCAACTACAATGACGCAACGTTGGGACCCCTGTACCATGTTTTGTAGAGAGAAAGGATTGTGCCCCGATGTATCAACATTTGGATTATAAAAGGTGTATGTTTATAGGCACACATATAGTACTAGGTTGCGCCGATTGCAATCCCACTTGGATCCCACCGCCGGTGCTTTAATTCAGGCGCCCTCATGCTTCCACATGGATAGTTTCAAGCATGGTGGCTATAGTGGACCTCTCCCAATTAAGGAGGATAGCCCCCTCTTCGGCGAGGTTGGAATGGGCTGGTTTGTGAGAATTCAAGTCTACATTGGATTTAAGATTAAACTCCTAACAAATGTTTCTTTACAAAACCGAACACGCGCATTGCtctttttttggaaaaaaaaaaCTTCTAATCTATTCATCATCTATCAAGGCGGACCATGTCACGACGACTGCAAGCACTAAAGCGAGCCGAAAGGCGCCGCCGCTATCGAGCGGAGTCGAAGAACTGTGCTAAGGCCTCATAGGATCAGCGCACGAAAACATCAACCGTCGCAGCTGAAGAGAATTGCTAATCGAAGCGATCCAACCCGTAGAGCACGGGTGACGGGCCTACACTAAGGTTCTTTTGACCCTTCTCTCACTAACGCCTTTCTTTTTGCAGAAACTTTTAATAACATGCTGCCCCACAAAGATCAGTGAAACATCGAGCGAAAAACTTTCATCTCAAGGTGGAGTGGCTACACTGTGTATTCCCATTTCACATGACCATTATTTTTTGAGAAACAAAGAAAGAATTCCGAGGATCTTGACCATTTGGAGTGGTAATAAAAAAGATAAAGGGCAGACAAAAAGTCCGGAGGTTGAGTCAAAGATGGAAGAGCGTGCCATGCATGCACCATGCAAGCCAAAGCCAAAGCCGCTCGCTCTAGCTTTTCCTCAGATGAATATAAAGGCATAAAAGCTACGTACGTATTGGTAGCTGGCGCGGTCAGTCAAACCAAACCCCGAACATCCCGCGCTCGCGCACCCCGATAAGTTCGACCACTCCATCCTCTGCTGCTCACTCGCACTCAACAACCTGGACTGCTTCCTCTCCCCGATCACATCTCCAGACCACATTTCCCGGCCTTGCCTCCGATCAATCACATCTCCAGACCACCGGATCACGCGCGCGCCGCCGGGTACCGAGCGCCGGCCATGGCGGTGCACGGCGGGTACACGGAGCACTTCGTGGGCAGGGTGTCCAGCCTCGCCCGCCGCGTCTCCCGCGCCacccgccgcctcctccgccaccgcctccgctacggcgtcagcgcctcctcctcctcctcctcatcgcgCAGGAAGACGCGCCCCGTCGTCGACCCCgccggcagcggcagcggcagcgtCGCCGAATCGCGGCGGCAGCCGGCGGGCGACGTTGTGccggcggacggcaaaggggaCGTCGCCAACGCCGACGCCGAGAACGAAGAGGACGATGGCATCTGGCGCCGCGCGATCCTGATGGGAGGCCGGTGCCAGCCGCTGGACTTCGCCGGGGCGATCCACTACGACAGCTTCGGCCGCCGCCTGGCGCGCCCGCCCTCGGCGGCGCCGCGCTGCGCGTCGTCGCTGTCGTGCCGCTCCTCCGACAGCCTCGCCACCTACCTCGAGACCACCGAGGTGTGAAGTGTGATCGACGGACCGGGGCTGCATGCCGTCgatctgcttcttcttcttcttcttccgtcGTACGATTGCTGCTCAGGCCCGCCCGAATCATAAGAGAGAGATGTGTGGCGATCGCGCGTTGCTAGCTAGATTCATTAGCAGTAATTCGGTCTTTCTCTGGCTAGGTTTTTTTGTTGATTAATTTGCACATAATGAGTAGAACGATTCTTTCTCGTTCCAATATTTTGTTGACGCGATTGTTTCCCGGCTTATAATGACTTAATGAGTACCAGAAGCACCCGCTTGCGATTTGTTCCTCTCTTTTTTTCTATTTGTTTGAATAGAACACACGGTGAATGAGACAACTTCGATCTACTCGTGTAAAAATCTTGTTGGGCGGTTCTTTTGTTGGTCGGTTGGATCATCGGTTTGTTTCTCGGTGTCATGGGTGATGCTTTTGGTAATGTATAGATTTCACTTGTGTTGTTTATTCAACTTCAACCAACAATAAATGACGATGAAGTTCTTATGCTTGAACTTCAAGAACACACTACACGCACAGGAAGGCTAAAAAAATACTTCGACACTGCCCCTTGGATGATAAACCATCGATGATTGAGAGACTTTACGCCACGGTTGCGGATGAGCGCGTCGGATTAGGGCTCGAAGCATTTGTGTTCATGGAACCAAGAGTGAAATGTTGGCCTAGAatgttgtgcccttttgctctATGTCACGGATCAGATCAATGGCAGTGGCCAACCATGCATCACACAACAACTCGTCATCCCGTATGTTGAAGCTTTCTATTCTACCCCTCTTCTTCAGATCGATAACAAATTCATCCGGATCATCGTCGCCACTGCTCTCCTCCTGCTCCTGTTGTCCACACCCAGCTGGCCGGACTGGGTGTAGCCCTGTTGCATGCCCTGCTGGGTGTATTTGTCGGACTGGGTGTACGTGTCGGCTTGGGTGGGACCCTAGTCATCCACCTGTATGTCCTTGTAGCAATCTCATCCTCCGCCTTCGTCATGAATGATCTCAAACATCTCCCTACCTGTGTCGTCGTACACCCGCTCGCGTGCTTTAGGCATACCAACGAACAGTGTGCGGGCAACCATCTACTCCACGCTTGGCATCCGCGTCCGGACAAGCTGTGGAAATGAACAGTCCGAGAAAAGCAGTTGTGTCGCGTTGACGTTAATGATGTAAGGCACTTGCCCAGCGGTAGATGTAGGGGACTGCCTACCAAGCTTCTTGGCGGCATATTAGTATGGAGCCTTGTAATGCTCCAGCCATGATGGCGTTTGCACGGTGAGCGACAACTGGGGGGCCTCTACGTCCCAGGCTCCGCCCTCCACCACGTGTTCCACCTGCATGTCCACCACCTCCGCCAATGTCGACCTTCTGCTTCTTGAGCGGCACCGCCTTTGCAGCCTTCGCTTTGAGGAGGAGATTTTGTCGTGTCTCCGAGTTGATCTTCCGGGCGAGCGTGGTCGTCGAATCCTCCACCACTGTCGTCTCTGACAGCTTCTCATGCGGGTCCATGTGTCGGCCTCGGTGAAAAAGGGCGATAATTGGGTGAAGAGAAGCAGGATAGAAGAGAAGAGCGGGGGATTTTGCTGCGGAAAACAGTGCAACCAACTACAAAAGTGTGGGCTCTTAGTTTTGGGTGGGAAATCAACTCTGCTTTCTACTGATGCTCATTTAGGTAGATTTCCTTTTTCTTTGTGTCTCCTCCAAGGATAGAtaaataaatttattatttataaGGATATGGATCTATTAGGATGaaaaagaatagcttcatgtatTGGCGAGATGTGTGACTTTTCTGTTTATTCCCCAATAGAGGAGTATTCAAATATCTAAATGCAGCTACAATACTTCTATGATTCAAGGTGCTCCAACATGCTTTTCACTCTTCTAAAGTTACGAAGCAACGGATGTTCTATGATTGACCACAAACCTTAATTATAATTGTATCAAACTAAACATTAATTCAACAGAAGCTTATTTGTCATGAATTGTATGAGTGGGATTGAAAATGCAACTATATTGACCTATGATTACACACAGTTATTTAGACACACATACCAGTATTTCTTGATCTTAGTCAGTCTTGACGAACTCGTTTACACTTCACCTGTGAGTTGTCTCAAATGTCGCAAAAGGCATTGCTGAGGGTAACGACATCGCAAAGGAAGTTGTTTTGAATGTCTCTTAAGGCATTGTTGAGGTTAACGACATCACAAAGGGAGATATTTTGAATGTCACAAATATTTTTTTATGCAATTGCGTATCTACAATGAATGTATGAGATGTTCGTGTGTTATGTGAACATCAAAGTGTGTGTGCGACGTGAATGAAATGGATGTGCAATGAATGTATGAAATGTATATGTGTATGCAATGGCATATGAAGATTTATGTGTGCATGTGTATAAGTGTGTTGCAGTGCGTCTGGGGCTACCAAAGCCACTACCACTCATCACTGACTATCCATAATGACACGGCGGGCCAGTATTGACCCTCCTATGGGCCAACTTTGGATAGTCATCACTGATGGGTAAGATTACCGTCATAACAATCACTAACGGGTCCTCTCATTTCCTCCCCTAACCCTAGGCGGCTACGGCAAACTCTCCTCTCCAGGCTTCATCGGGGAGCCCGTGGATTCGCCTCCCGTTCGTTTGACGCTCTGGTGGCAGGGAGGGGAATCCCGGTGCTTCTGCTCCTCTTGGTAGTTCAGGTTAGGGTTTTTTAGTCCTCGTAGGTGTGGCACTCGAGCGGAGGATGGCGCTTCTTCTTCAAGTTTTTCTTCTGGGCTTCGACCCTCCACAAGTTCATCCATCTGGATGTAGTCGACATAGTTCCGACATAGATTCCCGCCGTCTCGTTGAGGCGGTGAGATTGAGGTTTTTCATAATGTGACGAGATTTAATGTTAGGTGCTTCAGATCTATGCAAGGGTTTAACGGTGACAACTACAGCTCCAAGGAGCTCGTCCTTAGGGCCACGACTGTCATCGACAAGATCAAGCCGGCTCTAATAGGGGAGCAGTGGCAGCGACGCGTCGGCGGCTCGTTTCGGCGGCAGTAGTGGTTGTTCGGTGGTCGCAGAATcttgatgtaatttttattatgtttaagATGCTTTGTACTGCTGGTGTACATTTATAATAGGTCTGATCTTTTTCATAGAAAAAAGTCACTAATGGGATGTTAGGGATGTATCATATGAC
Coding sequences within it:
- the LOC125540207 gene encoding uncharacterized protein LOC125540207; translated protein: MAVHGGYTEHFVGRVSSLARRVSRATRRLLRHRLRYGVSASSSSSSSRRKTRPVVDPAGSGSGSVAESRRQPAGDVVPADGKGDVANADAENEEDDGIWRRAILMGGRCQPLDFAGAIHYDSFGRRLARPPSAAPRCASSLSCRSSDSLATYLETTEV